TCGTCGGCACCGAGCAGCTCGTCCACCAGAGACTCGGACTCTCCGCGGGCACGTTGGCTGGCGCGGACGATGTCCGGGTTGTCCCTGAGCAAGCGAAGATCGATCACCCCGCCAGCCTACAAGCGACCCCTGCTTGCGCTCTCCTCCATAACCGGCGACCGCTCGCCGCCACCCGGCGACGTCACAACCGGCCGGCGGAGTCGTTCACCGGAGCGACGTCGAGGGTGACGGTCAGCGAGCCGTCCGCGAACCGGCGGTGGGTCGGCAGGCCGAGCCCGGAGAGCAGGCGCAGCATCGGCACGTTGTCCGGCCGGACCAGCGCGTGCACCTGCGTGCACTCGGCGTCCACCGCGGCAGCGAGCAGGCGCCGGGTCACGGCCGTGCCGAGCCCGCGCGACTGCCAGGCGTCCTCCACCAGCAGTCCGAGCTCCGCGGGCGTTGCGTCGTCGGCGCCGCACCACATCAGGTTGCCCAGCGCCACGATCCGTCCGTCGAGCGCCTCACCCACCAGCGCGACGCCGAGCCGCGGGTTGACCAGGCGGCTCAGCTGTCGACGGGTCAGCCGGGACACACCGGAGTTGTACCGGCGGAACCGGGCCTCGTCCGAGCAGCGTGCGTGCATGTCGACGATCGCGTCCAGGTCGGCGATCCCGGCGCGGCGCCAGCGGACGGCGTCGCTGTCGGCGGGCGCTTCGAGCAGCGTGGCGAGTTCGGCCAGCGCGCGGGCCCGCGCGGTCTCCGAGGGTGTGAGCCGGGCGTCCATCCGGGCGACGCGCAGCTGGCCGCCGCGGGGATCACGGAGCCGCAGATCGCTGGCGGACTCGTGGCCGGGCAGTGTCCCAGCGGGCGACCACTCGACCGCACTGCCGTCGAGCAGGTCGGAGAGGGCCAGCGGCAGGCTCTCCGGATCGCGCACCAGCCGGGCCGCCAGCTGCAGGGCCCGCGTCGGCGGATCGGCCAACCCGTGCACGTCCGCCGGGCGTACCACCGCCCGCCGTCCCCCGCCGGCCGCGACCGCAGCCGCGATGTCCTCGGCCGTGAGGTCCGCCGGTGCGTCCGCGACGAAGTCGTCGACCGCGCCCGCGACGACCGGGTGGACCTGCACCGACAGGATGTTCACCGAGAGATCGGCGAGGCTCCCGGCGAGCATGGCCAGCCGACCCGGCTCGTCGTCCACGACCGTACGGATCTGCCAGAGCGTCATGTAAATCCCCCATCGAGTCATCAGCTGTCCCGGGTTACGGCGGCGGAGCCGGTGACGGGACCAATCCTCGGCGGGCTGGATTACGGGATCGTTCCAGCAGGGTGACCGCAGGCAGAAAACGAAGAATGTCCGAGTGCGTTCAATCACAATCCTGCCGGTGAACGCAGTTCGCGTACCATGGCAGAACGTGCAGTTCCTCCAGGCCTCCGGCGGCCCGACCACGCCGACAGCTGATCTGACCTACAACGACGTCTTCATGGTTCCGGCCCGGTCCGACGTCAGGTCCCGCCTCGACGTCGACCTCCGCACCGTCGACGGAGTAGGCACCACCATTCCGCTCGTCGTCGCGAACATGACCGCGATCGCCGGACGCCGAATGGCCGAAACCACGGCCCGCCGTGGCGGTCTGACGATCATCCCCCAGGACATCCCCCTCGACGTCGTCGCGAGCGTCGTGGAGTGGGTGAAGCAGCGGCACGTCGTCTACGAGACCCCGGTGACGCTGAGCCCACACCACACCGTCGGTGACGCGCTCGCGCTCATCCACAAGCGGGCCCACGAGGCGGCGATCGTCGTCCAGGGTGATCGCCCAGTGGGGGTGGTGACCCCCGCCGACTGCGGAAGCGTCGACCGGTTCACGCAGGTCGAAGAGGTGATGAGCAGCGAACTGCTGACGATCACCGAGGGCACGCCGATGGACAAGGCGTACGGGACGCTGCACGACGCCCGCCGCAAGCTCGCCCCAGTGGTGGACGGCGACGGCCACCTGGTCGGTGTGGTGACCCGCACCGGATCGCTCCGCAGCACGCTCTACACCCCGGCGCTCGACGCCGACGGCAGGCTGCGGATCGGCACCGCGATCGGCATCAACGGCGACGTGGCAGGCAAAGCGAAAGCGCTGCTGGAGGCCGGAACGGACGTCCTCGTAGTGGACACCGCACACGGCCACCAGGAGAAGATGCTCGCCGCCGTCCGCGCGGTCCGATCGATCGACCCGTCGGTGCCGGTGGTGGCGGGCAACGTCGTCACCGCGGCCGGCGTTCGAGACTTGGTGGACGCCGGCGCCGACATCGTCAAGGTGGGCGTCGGCCCCGGCGCGATGTGCACGACCCGGATGATGACCGGCGTCGGAAGGCCCCAGTTNCCGGCGTTCGAGACTTGGTGGACGCCGGCGCCGACATCGTCAAGGTGGGCGTCGGCCCCGGCGCGATGTGCACGACCCGGATGATGACCGGCGTCGGAAGGCCCCAGTTCAGCGCGGTCCTGGAGTGCGCAGCGGAAGCACGGAAGCACGGCAAGCACGTCTGGGCCGACGGCGGTGTGCGCCACCCTCGCGACATCGCGCTCGCGCTCGCCGCCGGTGCCGCCAACGTCATGGTCGGGTCCTGGCTGGCCGGTACCTACGAGAGCGCCGCCGATCTGCAGCAGGACGGCGACGGCCGGCTCTACAAGGTGTCGTTCGGCATGGCCTCCTCGCGCGCGGTCCGGCACCGCACCCGCACCGAGTCGGCGTTCGACCGTGCCCGCAAGGCCCTGTTCGAAGAGGGCATCAGCTCCGGGAAGATGTACATCGACCCCGAGCGGCCCGGCGTCGAGGACGTCATCGACCAGATCGTCGCGGGCCTCCGGTCGGCCTGCACCTACGCGGGCGCCGCGTCGCTGGAGGAGCTGCACGAGAAGGCCGTGGTCGGCATCCAGTCGTCCGCCGGGTACGACGAGGGCCGCCCGCTACGCACCAGCTGGTAGGAATTCCGCCAGCAGTTTGTCGGTCAACGCCCGCAGGTACTCGCGTGCCCCGGGGTCGTACGCGGTCGGGTCCGCCTCGGCCTCGTGCTGCCCGTTGAAGAAGCGACCCGAGACGTCAGCGCGCCCGACCAGCCGAGCGGTCGCCGCGACGCCGTCCTCCAAGGAGGTCAAAGGCCGGATCCCGGCCTCGGCGACCATCCCGGTCGGCATGTACGTGCCGGGATGGATCGCGTTGACGGTGACGCCCGGCGGCACGGTCGCCGCCAGGTCGATCGTCCACATGATCTGGGCCAGTTTGCTCTGCGCGTAGGCGCGGCCGCCGTCGTACGAGCGCTCCAGCAGCGGATCGGTCGGGTCGAGCGGTGCCTGCCCCAGCGAAGCGACGTTGACGATGCGCGAGAGGCCGGGCAGCAGGGACGACGTCAGCACCACTCCGGCCAGGTAGTTGACCGCGAACCGGCGCTCGATGCCGTCGGCCGAGACCTGGCGCCCCCGCCCGGGCGGCCCGCTGCCGATACCGGCGTTGTTGACCAGCACGTCCAGTCCCGGGAAGCGGCGGCGTACCTCCGCACCCAGCGTCACCACCGCACGAAGGTCGCTCAGGTCCGCAGCGACCGTCTCGACTCGACCCGGCAGGTCGGCCGCGGCCGCCGCGGCCTTCGCCGACGTCCGCCCGTGCAGCACCACGATGGCCCCGTCCGCAGCCAGCCGCCGAGCCAGCGCCAGGCCGTGTCCGTTGGTCGCTCCGGTGATCAGGACAGTCAGCTCCGCCATACTTCGACCCTATGCCTGTCGAAGATCTGGTCGCCGCAGTCCGCACCGGCCTCGCGGCGGTGGCCGACCCGTCCAAGGCGCCCGGCATGCAGGCCTACATGAAGTCGACGATGCCGTTCCTCGGCGTCCAGAAGACGCCGCGGGCCGCGGTCACCAAGTCCGTGTTCACCGAACACCCGCTGCCCGACCGGGCGTCCTGGGAAGCCGCGGTCCGCGAGCTCTGGCACGGCGCCACCTACCGCGAGGAGCGGTACGCCGCGATCGCCCTCACCGGCGCCAAGGCCTACCGCGTCCACCAGGACGCCGACACGCTTCCCCTCTACCGCGAGCTGATCGTCGACGGCGCCTGGTGGGACTACGTCGACGAGCTCGCGAGCAACCGGGTCGGTCCGATCCTGCGCGCCGATCGGGCCACCGTCACACCCCTGATCCGCGCCTGGAGCACCGACGCCGACCGGTGGCTGCGCCGCACCGCGATCCTGTCCCAGCTCATGTTCAAGGCCGACACGGATCTGGGGTTGCTCGTCGACGTGATCGAGCCGAACCTCGACGACCGCGACTTCTTCCTGCGCAAAGCGATCGGCTGGGCTCTGCGCCAGTACGCGTGGACCGATCCGGACTGGGTCCGCGCCTACGTCGCCGCGCACGAGGATCAGCTTTCCCCGCTCTCCCGCCGCGAGGCGTTGAAGAATATCTAGCATGGACGTCACCGAGGGCGCTCTCCTGTGGAGCCCGAACGACCAGGTCAAAGTCGGCGCCCGCATCACTGCGTACCAGCGCTGGCTGGGCCGGGACGGCGACTACGACGACCTCTGGCGATGGTCCGTCGACGACCTCGAGGGCTTCTGGAACTCGATCTGGACCTACTTCGACGTCCTCGGCACCCGCGCCGACGGTCCGGTGGTGACCGGCGGGGAGATGCCGGACGTCCACTGGTTCGCCGGCAGCACGATCAACTACGCCCGCAACGCGCTCCGGCACGCACGAACCCAGCCCGACCGCGTCGCTCTGCTTGCCGCTGACGAGTCCGGCAATCGCCGCCCGATCACCTACCGCGAACTGGCTCGCGAGGTGGCCCGGGTCTCCGCCGGCCTGCGCGCCCTCGGCGTCGGCCGGGGTGACCGGGTCGCCGCCTACCTCCCGAACGTTCCGGAGGCCGTGATCGGGTTCCTCGCCACCGCGAGCCTCGGCGCGATCTGGTCGTCGTGCTCACCCGATTTCGGGGTCTCCGCGGTCGTCGACCGCTTCGCGCAGATCGAACCCGTGGTGCTCCTCGCCGTCGACGGCTACCGCTACAACGGCCGGTCCTTCGACCGGCGCGACGCGGTCACGTCGATCGCTGCTGCCCTGCCGAACCTCCGCGCAGTAGTGCAGGTTCAATCCGATGACTACGCCGTCCGAGGCACCGCCGCAGTTCACCCAACCACCGTCACGTGGGCTTCACTCGGCGCCGACACCGACCTCCAGGAGCCGGAGTACACCGACGTCCCGTTCGAGCACCCGCTCTGGGTGCTCTACTCGTCCGGCACCACCGGCCTGCCCAAACCGATCGTCCAGGGCCACGGCGGCATCGTCCTGGAGCACCTCAAAGAGCTCTCCTTGCACGTCGACGTCGGCCCGGACGACGTCCTGTTCTGGTTCACCACCACCGGCTGGATGATGTGGAACCTGCTGGTCGGCGGGCTCCTCGTCGGCTCGACCGTCGTGCTCTACGACGGCAGCCCTGCGCACCCCGACCCACTTGCGCTCTGGCGCGTGGCGGCGGAGGCCGGGATCACCCACTTCGGGGTGAGCGCGGCGTTCCTCACCGCGGGCGCCAAGCAGGACCTCCGCCCCGCCGAGGAGTTCGACCTGTCGGCGCTGCGCTTCGTCGGCTCGACCGGGTCGCCGCTCCCGCCGGAGGGCTTCGCCTGGGTGTACGAGCGGGTGGGCGCCGATGTGCTGCTCGGATCGATCTCCGGCGGCACCGACGTGTGCACGGCGTTCCTCGGCTCGGTGCCGCTGCTGCCGGTGCACGCGGGGGTGCTGCCGTGCCGGCACCTCGGCGCGAAGGTGGAGGCGTACGACCCAGCGGTGCCGGACCCGCCTTTCCGGCCACTGATCGACGAGGTCGGCGAGCTCGTCGTCACGGCGCCGATGCCGTCGATGCCGGTGATGTTCTGGAACGACCCCGACCGGTCCCGGTACCGGGAGGCGTACTTCGACGTCTTCCCCGGCGTCTGGCGGCACGGCGACTGGGTGCGGATCCGCCCCGACGGTGGTGCGGTGGTGTACGGACGGTCCGACTCGACGCTCAACCGGGGCGGCGTGCGGATGGGAACGGCCGACTTCTACCGGGTGGTCGAGGGCTTCGGTGAGATCGCCGACTCGCTGGTCGTCGACACCGGCCACCTCGGCGCCGAGGGCCGGCTGCTGCTCTTCGTGGTGCCCGCTGCCGGGGAGACGCTCGACGATGCCGTGATCAGCCGGTTGCGCTCGACGCTGCGCTCGGAGTTGTCGCCCCGCCACGTTCCGGACGAGATCCGGGTGGTCCGCGGCGTCCCCCGGACATTGTCCGGCAAGAAGCTCGAGGTACCGGTGCGGCGAATTCTGCTCGGCGCGGACCCCGACCAGGTGGCCAACCGCGGAGCCCTGGTCGACCCGGACGTGCTCGACGAGTACCGCCCTTAGGCTGGTGCCCGTGGTCGAGATGAGCCGGGAGCGCTTCGAGGAACTCGTCGGCGACGCGCTGGACGCGATCCCGGCGGAGTTGCTCGACCGGATGAGCAACGTGGTCGTCCTGGTCGAGGACGACGCCCCGGAGCCGGGCTTGCTCGGTCTGTACGAGGGCCATGCGTTGACCGACCGCGGCTGGGATTACGCCGGTGTGCTCCCGGATCGGATCACGATCTACCGCAACCCCACGTTGCGGATCTGCGACACCGAAGAAGAGGTGGTCGACGAGGTCGCGATCACGGTCGTCCACGAGATCGCCCACCATTTCGGCATTCCGGACGAGCGGCTGCACGAACTGGGCTGGGCCTGAGGAACTCCTGTGTCCTGCCGCTGCCCTGGTGGCTGACGGGTTCTACTCTGAAGCCACGGTCAGTGGAGGGAAAACCATGCGCTCTGAATTGTTCGCCGCCTCGAACATGGAGCAGGAGTCCGCACAGCCGGGCCTGCGTCTGCAGAATTCGAAGCTTCTCAAGGTGGAGCTGCGCGGCGAAGTCTTCGCCCGGGTCGGTTCCATGGTCGCGTACCAGGGGAACGTGCAGTTCCAGGCCCAGGGGTCCGGCGGGGTGAGCAAGTTCCTGAAGCAGAAGCTCACCGGCGAAGGCGTGCCGCTGATGAAGTGCGTCGGCCAGGGCGACGTCTTCCTCGCGGACGCCGCTTCCGACATCTACCTGATCGACCTCGAGGGCCCGCACGACGGTTTGACGATCAACGGTGCGAACGTGCTCGCGTTCGAACCCACGCTGCAGTGGGACATCAAGATGGTCCAGGGCGCCGGCATGTTCTCCGCGCAGGGCGCGTTCAACACGGTCTTCTCCGGCCAGGGTCGGATCGCGGTGACGTGCAAGGGCACGCCGGTCGTCCTCCGGGTCGACCAGCCGACCTACGCGGACCCCCAGGCGGCGGTGTGCTGGTCGGCGTCGCTGCAGACCGGGTACCACCGCGCCGACCAGCTCGGCCTCGGGACGCTGCTCGGTCGCACGACCGGTGAGGCGTTCACGATGAGCTTCGCCGGTCAGGGCTTCGTCGTCGTGCAGCCGTCCGAGCAGCCGGCCGGTTTCGGCGCCGGCGGCGGTGGCCAGCAGCAGCAGGGCGGCCTGGGCAGTCTGTTCAGCTGAGCCGACCGCTCACCCCGAACGACAGCGGGCCGCGACCTCTCCGGAGGCCGCGGCCCGAGTCGTTCGTCGGTGTCAGTTCGGCGCGCAGTTCCCGCAGCGGCGCCACTCCACCTGGTCCGCTGCCGCCACCGCGTCACGACCGGCGTCGTCGAGGAGGCAGCAGGTGAGGCACGGCTGGCCGTAGGCGGGCAGTGTGTAGGCGTAGCAGCAGGTACGTCGCAGCAGCAGCGGACGCCATCCGTGGCCTTCGTCCAGCTCCGCGATCTCCACCAGGGCGTCGACGCCGGCGGGCAGTATCGAGAGCAGCTGACGCACGGTGTCGGCGCGGTCCGGGAGCAGCGCCGGGTCGGCCGTCGCGGCGGGGTAGCCCATCGACTGCGCCACGGTCCCCCACAGCGGTCGCGGGCCTCCGCCGCGGAGCGAGCGGAACGCCTCGACCGCGGGCAGCAGGTGGTTCTCGACCAACGTCCGCCGAAGGACGTCGAGCAACGCCTGGTCGGACTCCACGACCGAGACACCGGACTCACCGGCGATCGGGTCGTCCGGCAGCACGGTGTAATGCAGCGAGAGGAATTCCAGCGTCGGTTCGCCGCCCGGTTCGGCGGAGACGGACACCCGACTCGGCGAGACGTCGACCACGCGGCGCTCGGTGACCCAACGGCCGACGGCGACCTCGATCAATGCCCAGGTGTAGGCCTTGAACGCCAGTGCCGACGCGACCGGGAACCGCGAGCTGCCGTGCTGCTCGCCGTAGCGCGCGATCCAACTCCGGAGCGCGGGGGGATCCGCGAGCAGCTTCACCGCGGGTCGGGGCGCGACCGAGGGCGGCAGCGTCATCGCGCGACCCCCGCATCGAAGCACCCTCTGGACCTAGTCATGAGGTTAGGTTAGCCTAACCGCACCAGAGAAGGAACATCTGGGGTACGAGGGGAGCCGTACCTAGTTTGTCACCTTTGGTACGCCCGGCCGGGTGACTCAGCCCCGCCCGGCCGGGCGGATTTCTCGGTCGACGCCCCTAGAAGCCTGGCTGGAGCCCGCCCCAACTGCGGCAAGCCCAACGCCCGTCTTCCTCATCGAGCACAATATGCCCGGTATTCGGTAAATGATGCGTCAGGGCCCACGTAGGCTCGATGTGGGCGAGTCGAGACACGGCTAAGCGCGTCGCCGCCCCGTGGGTGACCACGACGGCGGTACCAACGTCCAGGCCCAACACCACCTCGTCGAGCGCTCCTAACCAGCGTTCCAGTACCTCGGCACCGGATTCTCCGCCGCCGGGGCAACGGACCTCCAGCTCGGCCCGGACCAGCCAGGACGCATAAACGTCGTCGAACGCCTCGTGCGCCTCGGCGTCCCGCCGGTCGTGGAGATCACCGAGGTACGACTCCCGGAAGCCGTCGTGCACCTGTACCGGGAGATCTCGGGACACCGCGAGCGGCTCCGCCGTCTGACGGGCACGGAGCATCGTCGACGACCACACGGCTCGTACGTCTTCGTCGGCC
Above is a genomic segment from Cryptosporangium minutisporangium containing:
- a CDS encoding acetoacetate--CoA ligase, which encodes MDVTEGALLWSPNDQVKVGARITAYQRWLGRDGDYDDLWRWSVDDLEGFWNSIWTYFDVLGTRADGPVVTGGEMPDVHWFAGSTINYARNALRHARTQPDRVALLAADESGNRRPITYRELAREVARVSAGLRALGVGRGDRVAAYLPNVPEAVIGFLATASLGAIWSSCSPDFGVSAVVDRFAQIEPVVLLAVDGYRYNGRSFDRRDAVTSIAAALPNLRAVVQVQSDDYAVRGTAAVHPTTVTWASLGADTDLQEPEYTDVPFEHPLWVLYSSGTTGLPKPIVQGHGGIVLEHLKELSLHVDVGPDDVLFWFTTTGWMMWNLLVGGLLVGSTVVLYDGSPAHPDPLALWRVAAEAGITHFGVSAAFLTAGAKQDLRPAEEFDLSALRFVGSTGSPLPPEGFAWVYERVGADVLLGSISGGTDVCTAFLGSVPLLPVHAGVLPCRHLGAKVEAYDPAVPDPPFRPLIDEVGELVVTAPMPSMPVMFWNDPDRSRYREAYFDVFPGVWRHGDWVRIRPDGGAVVYGRSDSTLNRGGVRMGTADFYRVVEGFGEIADSLVVDTGHLGAEGRLLLFVVPAAGETLDDAVISRLRSTLRSELSPRHVPDEIRVVRGVPRTLSGKKLEVPVRRILLGADPDQVANRGALVDPDVLDEYRP
- a CDS encoding DNA alkylation repair protein; translated protein: MPVEDLVAAVRTGLAAVADPSKAPGMQAYMKSTMPFLGVQKTPRAAVTKSVFTEHPLPDRASWEAAVRELWHGATYREERYAAIALTGAKAYRVHQDADTLPLYRELIVDGAWWDYVDELASNRVGPILRADRATVTPLIRAWSTDADRWLRRTAILSQLMFKADTDLGLLVDVIEPNLDDRDFFLRKAIGWALRQYAWTDPDWVRAYVAAHEDQLSPLSRREALKNI
- a CDS encoding histidine phosphatase family protein, with the translated sequence MRRLIIVRHAQSEANAVGSLHCTVPGPALTAQGVEQAEKLVATLADEDVRAVWSSTMLRARQTAEPLAVSRDLPVQVHDGFRESYLGDLHDRRDAEAHEAFDDVYASWLVRAELEVRCPGGGESGAEVLERWLGALDEVVLGLDVGTAVVVTHGAATRLAVSRLAHIEPTWALTHHLPNTGHIVLDEEDGRWACRSWGGLQPGF
- a CDS encoding SDR family NAD(P)-dependent oxidoreductase; translation: MAELTVLITGATNGHGLALARRLAADGAIVVLHGRTSAKAAAAAADLPGRVETVAADLSDLRAVVTLGAEVRRRFPGLDVLVNNAGIGSGPPGRGRQVSADGIERRFAVNYLAGVVLTSSLLPGLSRIVNVASLGQAPLDPTDPLLERSYDGGRAYAQSKLAQIMWTIDLAATVPPGVTVNAIHPGTYMPTGMVAEAGIRPLTSLEDGVAATARLVGRADVSGRFFNGQHEAEADPTAYDPGAREYLRALTDKLLAEFLPAGA
- a CDS encoding GNAT family N-acetyltransferase; the protein is MTLWQIRTVVDDEPGRLAMLAGSLADLSVNILSVQVHPVVAGAVDDFVADAPADLTAEDIAAAVAAGGGRRAVVRPADVHGLADPPTRALQLAARLVRDPESLPLALSDLLDGSAVEWSPAGTLPGHESASDLRLRDPRGGQLRVARMDARLTPSETARARALAELATLLEAPADSDAVRWRRAGIADLDAIVDMHARCSDEARFRRYNSGVSRLTRRQLSRLVNPRLGVALVGEALDGRIVALGNLMWCGADDATPAELGLLVEDAWQSRGLGTAVTRRLLAAAVDAECTQVHALVRPDNVPMLRLLSGLGLPTHRRFADGSLTVTLDVAPVNDSAGRL
- a CDS encoding AIM24 family protein, translating into MRSELFAASNMEQESAQPGLRLQNSKLLKVELRGEVFARVGSMVAYQGNVQFQAQGSGGVSKFLKQKLTGEGVPLMKCVGQGDVFLADAASDIYLIDLEGPHDGLTINGANVLAFEPTLQWDIKMVQGAGMFSAQGAFNTVFSGQGRIAVTCKGTPVVLRVDQPTYADPQAAVCWSASLQTGYHRADQLGLGTLLGRTTGEAFTMSFAGQGFVVVQPSEQPAGFGAGGGGQQQQGGLGSLFS
- a CDS encoding metallopeptidase family protein codes for the protein MSRERFEELVGDALDAIPAELLDRMSNVVVLVEDDAPEPGLLGLYEGHALTDRGWDYAGVLPDRITIYRNPTLRICDTEEEVVDEVAITVVHEIAHHFGIPDERLHELGWA